CGGCCTGCGCGGCTGGGACGCCCAGACGGGCAAGATGAAGTTTGATGCCAGCAAATTGCTGAAGAGTGGTGTGAACTCAGTTCGGTTCTCCGAGGACGGAAAACATCTGGCAGTCGGTGTAGGCCACATTGACCGCGACGGAGACAACGGCAAGGTGTTTCTGCTCAACCCCACGACCGGCGAGAAAGTTCGCGAACTGACTCCGTCGCATCTACGAGGGGCCACCGATTTGGCCTTCCACCCGGACGGCGAGCACCTCTTCACTTGCGGCCGCGATCGAATGGTAAAGATCTGGCGCCTCAGCGATGGCGGGCAGGTACATGAAATCAACCAATCGCTCCAGGACAAGGCTAAACAGGGCCCATTCACTCCCACGCTCCACGCGATTTCGATCTCTCCTGACGGGAAACTGTTGGCCGTTGCCGATGCCGAAAGAAAAGTTGTGATCTATTCGCTGACATCCACGTAATGACCTCCACAGAGAGTGACTCATGATCCTGCGGGCCTGTGTTTTCAGTTGGTTCTGTTTTTGTGTCTTCTGTGTTGGCTCGCTCGATGCGAATGACACGCAGCAGCTTCAACAACTCACGGTCGAAGAGTCCCAAAGGCTGACGCAAGACAAGTCGGGGCGGCTGTTGCTCGACGGACTGAAGACGCTGTCGCCCAAGGTGGCGAACGAACTGGCGAAGCACGAAGGTTGGCTGTCGCTCAACGGGCTGACGGAAATTTCGAACGAGGCCGCCGCGGCGCTCGGACAGCACAAGGGTTGTCTGCATTTGAATGGGTTGACCAAGGTTTCCGATGAGGCGTCCAAGTCGATCGCTGGCCATCGGGGCGAGTTGTCGCTCAACGGGCTGACTTCGATCTCGGACGAAGCGGCAAAGGCACTCGCCAAACACTCCGGCGGGCGGTTGATGTTGAAAGGGCTGACGACGCTTACGGGCGAAGCGGGCAAGGCGTTCGCACAGCGCAAAGGGGGCGGGCCGATGAATCAGATCACCCTCGATGGCCTGACCTCCATGACGCCCGAGGCGGCTGCGGCGCTGGCGGAAACCCATGGTCACAACTGGCGGGGAGAACTGCCCGCATTCAAATCGATTTCGGTCGAAGTGGCCCAGGCGTTGGCGAAGCGGCAAGGAGGGCTGTCGATGCCGGAGCTGACCACGCTCTCGGACGACGCAGCCAAGGCACTGCAAGGAAAACTGGGAGGCAATCTGCCGCGATTGACGTCACTCACCGTCGAGAGTGCGAAGGCGATCGCTGGACCCATCCCAGGACAATTCCATCGCACGCTCAATCTTGATGGCCTCACGTCGCTGCCCGACGAGATTGCCCTGGCCATCGGTGGCAAAGACAGCCGCGGCAACCTGTACCTTAATGGCCTTAAGTCCCTCACTCCGCTCGCGGCGAAAGCGATCTGCCAGCGCGAAGGCGATCTGTATCTCAACGGGCTGACCACGATCTCCGATGAAACGCTCAAGGCGCTGGCCGAGCATAAGGCTCCAGGCTATGCCCGGCCCATCGTTCATCTCCACGGTTTGACCAGTCTCTCCGACGACAGCGCCATGATCTTGGCGGCGTGGCCCAAGTGGAGCGGCGAACTTCCTAAGCTGCCGACGCTCTCGGAGAAGACCGCCGTGGCACTGGCAGCCTCGCGGAAATGGGATGGAAAACTGCCGGCGGTGAAGTCGATCTCGGGCGAATCGGCCCAGGCGATCGCGCAGCGAAACGGCAACCTCGCGCTCGATGGGCTGACGACGCTCACCGAAGACGTTGCGGCGGCGCTGGCGAAACACCAGGGCGGCACGCTGTCGCTCAACGGACTGAAGGAACTGTCGGACAAAGCCGCGGCAGCGTTGGCTGAGCATGAGGGGAGACTCTCGCTCCGTGGACTGACAACGCTTTCCAGCGGCGCGGCCCAGGCACTCGCCGGGTACAAGGGGGACTGGCTGATTCTGGACGGTTTGCAGACGCTCGACGACCCGGCGGCGAAGTCGCTCGCACAGCGCAAAGGAGTGGTCTCCTTGGCTGGTCTGAATACCATTTCCGCAGAGGGGACCAAGGCGCTAACCGCCAACCCCAAAGTGGTGATTCCTGCAAAGTTCCACGCGCTGGCCGTCCGCCAAGGCGTCGTCGCCGATGAAAAAGTCGTGCGGTCGTTTCTCTCGTCGCACTGTGCCGACTGCCACGATGGCGGCGAGCAGGAAGGCGAATTCGCGCTCGACAGGTTGGCGAACGACAATGTCGTTGGCCGGGTAGCATTCGCCTTGATCTTCGAGCGGCTCCGCGCAGGCGACATGCCGCCGCCGTCCGAAGCGCGACCGAAGGCCGACGATGTGGACAAGGTCGTTTCCTGGATCCAAGCAAGACTCGACTCGCCGCTCAGCACGCCGCCCGTTCCGTATGCTGTCAAGGAAAAACCGATCGACGGCAACCGGCTCCCGAACGCGATTCTCTTCGGCGGACCGCGCGGACCGAGCGTGCCGCCGCCGCCGCGACTCTGGCGGCTTTCCCCTTCGGCCTACAACAAGTGGACTGGCGAGTTCAACTCCCAGACCAACGGGCTGCAGCAGCCGTTCGGCGTGATTCAGGAGGCCGGCTTCAAGGATTTCTCCGCCCTCTACTCGCCCGATGAAGGGGCCTCCGGCCTGCTGCTCACGAATGCCGAGTTGATAGTGGCGGGCCAGACTCGCGTGCATACACTGGTGAACGTCAACGACCCGGCATTTGCGAAGGAAACCCTCTGGCCGAATGAGGCGCGGGCGAAAGCGGCCACCGCCGCCGAACAAGAGGCGCTCAAGTCGGGCGTGCGTGTGCGTCAGGGCAATGGCGTTTTCGCCCCGCTGCTGCACCCGCAGGTGAAGGCGACTCGCGAGGAATTGGAAAAGGCGATTCGGCAGCAATACCAGACCGCTGTGGCCCGCCTGCCCAGCGAGCAAGAATTGGCGAGCGTGGTCGCACTCTACGACGCCATCGCCGCCGACGGGGATTGCTCGATTGCCGGCAAGACGGCACTGATGGCCCCGCTGATGACGCCGGAGGCGATTTTGCGGTTCGAAGTCGGATTGGGGCCTGAGGTGCTTCCGGGCGTTCGCTCGCTCTCGCCGCGCGAGACGGCGATGGCGATCAGCCTGGCTTTGTCGACGAAGCGCGACCCCGGCCTGTTGTCGGCCGCCGCCGAAGGCAAGCTGACGACGCGCGAGGAGGTCGCGGCGAGCGTCCGTCGCATCCTCGACGATCCAAAACTCAGCAAGCCGCTGGTGCTTGGATTCTTCCGCGAGTACTTCGATTACTACCGTGCTCCCGAGGTCTTCAAAGACCCACTCCCCGATTACCTGGGGCGACGCGGCATCAGTCACAACCCCAAGTCCTACGTCGAAGATACCGATGTAATGGTGCTGAGCATTCTGTCTCGCGACCAAGACGTGCTGAAGGAACTTCTCACCACGCCCGAGTCGTATCGCACGCACGAGCTGTTTGGCGTGAACGGTACGCTCGACGGACTCCGCAACGGCGAGTCCCTGTTTCGCGCGTTCGGCCCGGTGGCGGTGGAACACCGCCGTCCGCAAAGTGATCGCATCGGCATCCTGATGCAGCCGAGTTGGCATGTGGCCTGGTCGACCAATTTTCATAACGACATCGTCCGCCGCGGCCGCTGGGTGCGCGAGCATCTGCTGGGAGGTCGCGTTCCCGATCTGCCGATCAACGTGGCGGCGATGGTCCCCGATGATCCGCACCGCACGCTGCGCCAGCGACAGATGGTCACGCGCGCCGGTGAGTGCTGGAAGTGCCACAACAAGATGGACGAACTCGGCCTGCCGTTCGAAGACCTCGACCACTACTCCTTGCCCCGTCGTGGTGAAGAGGTGCTCGACCTCGAAGCAATGGAACAGACCAAGGACAAGAACCAGAAGATCTACCGCGAGGCGCCGCTCGATACGACCGGCACGATCGCCTACAGCGGCGACCCCGCGATTGACGGTCCGGTCCGTGACGCGCCCGAGATGCTCCGCCGCCTCGCCGAGTCCGACCGTGTGCGACAGATCTTCATCCGCCACGTCTTCCGTTTTTTCCTTGGCCGCAACGAAACGCCCGGCGACGCCGCCAGTCTGCAAGAAGCTGAAAAAGCCTATCTCGATAACGGCGGCAGCTTCAAGGCACTGCTCGTGTCGCTGTTGTCATCCGAGTCCTTTCTATACCGAACAGTCCCTACCCAAGGAAGCCAACCATGACCGCCAAGAAAGAGAGCCACTTGTGGGACGGTTTCCACCGGCGAACGATTCTCCAAATCGGCGCCGTCGGCGTTTGTGGATTGACTTTGGCGGATTTCTTGCGAGCCGACACTCGCTCGGCGCTAGATTCTTCGTATCGCAAGCGATCGATCGTGAACGTCTGGCTGGCCGGCGGCGCGTCGCACCTGGACACGTTCGATATGAAGCCGGATGCCCCGGCGGAATTTCGTGGGGAATTCGAGTCGATCGCCACCCGGATTCCGGGCGTGCGGATTTGCGAGCATCTGCCGCGCATCGCCGAGAGACTGGACCGCATGGCCCTCATTCGCTCGCTCACCGGTATGGTCGACTCGCATGACGGCGCGATGAACGCCACGGGCTGGCCGCCGGGCAACATGAAAAACCTCGGCGGACGCCCGAACATCGGCTCCGTCGTGTCCAAACTGCAGGGGCCCACGAACGGCAATGTGCCCACGGCCGTGGCCATGATCTCCGGGTACAACCCCAGCGAGCAGGCGTATTTTCGCTCGGCCGGGTTTCTGGGCCCGGCCTTCGACTGCTACACACCGGACAGCGAAGATGGGCGGGCCAACCTGACTGCGCGTCTCATCACACAGGACCGCCTGAGTCTTTTGACGAGATTGGACACATTGCGTCGAGACTTGGATGCCCGCGGCAATATTCAAGCGATGGATGCTTACACCGAGCGGGCCGTGCAGTTCGTGACTTCCCGCGAGTTCGCGGATGCGCTCGACATTACCCGCGAACCGCCGGCCGTGCGGCAACGCTATGGCATCGGCGTCGATTACCGGAGTCGCGGTGCACCATTAGCGAAATCGAATCTTGGCCAGCAAAACGCCCGGTTTCTTATGGCTCGCCGGTTGATCGAATGCGGAGCACGCTGCGTCAATGTGACTTGGGAAGAGGGCGCTGCGCGGCGGTGGGACACTCACCAAGACAACTTCAATGCCCTGCGCAATGAACTGTTGCCCCCGTTCGACATCGGCCTCAGCGCCTTTTTCGACGATCTCGAATCCCGCGGCATGTTGGAAGATGTCCTCGTGCTGGTGTGGGGCGAGTTCGGTCGTACACCGCGAATCAACAAGGATGCTGGACGCGACCACTATGCGCCCGCCGCCTCAGCGCTCCTGTTCGGCGGCGGACTCAAGGTAGGCCAGGTGATCGGTAGCACGACCCGCAACGGCGATCTGCCAGCCGATCGACCGATCCAATTCCAGCAGATGTTCGCCACGCTTTATCGACACCTCGGTATCGATCCGGTGCAAGCCACGCTGGTGGATACAAACAACCGGCCGCAGTACCTGATTACACATACCGATTCGATCCGTGAACTGACTGGGTAAGGCCCGCGCGAAGCCGCTTTGATTTCTTCCATCACTAGGTGGGATCGACTGGACCGAACAATTGGGACGGTCGCCGAAACAAGGAAACTATGATGTTTACAATCCGGCCGAGCTACTCCGCTAACTGTTCGCGGCGTGCGTTTCTGCGCGTCGGCGCGGCCGGGTTGGGCGCGGTCGGTCTAACCCGACTCCTCCGTGGCGGCGAGCCGGCGGATAAGCCGTGGTTGCGAGACAAGTCGGTCGTGTGGCTGTGGCTTGGCGGTGGTCCGCCACAGGCCGAAACGTGGGATCCGAAGCCCGACGCGCCGGAATCCGTGCGCACGATGTTCGGGGAAATTCAGACTTCGCTCCCCGGAGTCGCTTTCGGCAGCCACCTTCCGAAGCTGGCGGAGCGAGCGAACCGGCTCGCGATCATTCGCTCGTTCCAAACGCCGTGCAAGGACCATCAGGACAACTGGGTCCGGGCGATGCTCACCGGCAGCGAGGCGAAGATGTCGCCGCCCAGCGCCGGGTCAGTGTATGCGTACCTGCGAGGCACGAACAATCCGCACACGGGCGTGCCCAGCTACATCGTGCTCGACAGCGGCAACAACCAGGAGTTTCTGCAGGAGCACTTTCTCCGCGGCAATACCCACGGCGACCTTTCTGTAGCGTATGCCCCGTTCAATCCGGCCGGCGTCATCACAAGGTCGCCGGAGCCGACCGGCCCGCGGCGGAAGCCGGACGGTGACGTCACCTTCTCGCCTCTGGTCCAGAACATGGAGCTGCGGATCCCGGCCGACCGCGCCGCGAACCGCCGCGAGCTCCTCCGCGGGCTCGATGCCGCGACTCGCAGGCTGGAATCGGACCCAATGTGCGCGGCCCACGACGCTTACACCGAGCAGGCGTACAAGGTGCTCCAGGGGAGCGTCGCGGAGGCGTTCCGGCTCGACCGCGAGGACCCGCGGACGGTGGAGCGGTACGACACGAGTCACATCACGCTGACGTGCCCGAACTTTCTCAAGCTGCCCGATTTCCCGCGGCGCCCGTCGCTGCTCGGCCGGCAAATGCTGATGGCCCGGCGGCTATGTGAGGCCGGTGCTGGGCTGGTGATGGTCGAGAATTGCGGGTGGGACTTCCACGGCGGCGACGGGCTTAATCCCAATGTGAAGGACGGGCTGGAGGGTTTCGGGCCGCAGCTCGACCACGCGGTGTCGGCGTTCCTCGACGACGTCCGCGACCGCGGCCTCAAGGACCGCATCCTGCTCGTCGTATGTGGTGAGATGGGTCGCACGCCGAAGATCAACCCAAAGGGTGGTCGCGACCACTGGCCGAGCCTTGCCCCGCTCCTCCTCGCAGGCGGTGGGTTCAAAATGGGCCAGGTCATAGGCGAATCGGACTCGCAGGCCGGTCGCCCGGTGACGACGCCCGTGACCCCCGCCGACCTGATCTCGACCGTGCTACGAACCTTGCTCGATCCGACGAAGCTGCGACTGTTCCCGAATATCCGTCCCGACCTGCTCCGGCGCGTCGAGGGAGTTCCGATTCCCGGCCTGTCCTGATATGCGATTCGGAGAGCGACCAAAGCTAACCTGCAAGAATCCGAGAAATCCCATGAACAGCGACATACCGTTCACCGAGTTGACTTCCGATCAACTCGAACGACGCTCGGTGCTCAAGGGCATCACGCTCGGTGCCGGTGGACCCCTGCTCGCCCCGCTGCTGCAGAAGATCGTCGCGGCCGCCGAGGTCAACGTCACGCCGCCAGAGCCCTGCGAGTATTTGCGATTCCTGCCGAAACTGATCCTGGCGTTTGCGCTGGCGGCATGCTGCTGCTCCCAGGGGATCGTTGCCCAGGAGGCCCCGTTCGAACCGTCCAAGGCGCCGAAGGAGAATCAGAAGGAGGCGGCCGACTCCCAGCACCTGCGCTCATTCCTCGATACCTATTGTGTTCGCTGCCACAATGCGAAGAAGCAATCGGGCAAGGTAACTCTCGATCAATGGCCTGACGTCCAGCTTTGGCAGCAGGTGTTCGCGGTGGTGGACGGGGGCGAAATGCCGCCCGAAGATGCAAAGCAGCCTCCACCAGTGGAACGCGCGGTCGCCCTCCGCTGGATGCGGCAAGTACTTAAGAGCATGGGGGTCGCACTCGACGAGAGCGCAACCGTTGCGGCAAATCGCGGGAATAGTGTCGATCACGATGCCCTGTTCGGCACGGGGGTAGGTAAGGCGGGTACTCCCGCTCCTAGTACCCGGGCTCGTCTTTGGCGACTGACTCCCAAGGCCTACGAAAACTTTCTAGACGAGAAGATACAGCAGTTCCAGCTCGACTTGCCGCTCTGTTCCCAGAAACCGAAAGAATACGGGTTCGGGATGCCACACTTGCCGCAGGGTCAATTGAAGGCGCCGTGGTCCTTCACTCCACAATGGGATTTCACCAACTATGCTCAGACCTTGCGCGTCGGCGAATCGGAAATTGAGATCCAGTTGCGCAATGCCAAAGCGATGGCCGATGCCATACTCCTGAAATTCGCAGGGAAATTGCGTAATGGCAAGCCGATCAGCCCAAGCAAGATCAAGGAAGGGGACCGGATCGCGCAACTCGACGCCATGATGAAGGCTGGCAAGGCGACGACATCTGATCAGGTCAGGTCGGCCGTCTCGGAAACCTTCAGCAAGATCCTGGGGCGGGAACCCGATGCCGATGAATTGGCTCGGTACTCTGCCGTGATCCAAAAGGAGCTGGAAGCAAACGGCACCGAAGACGCGGCGCGGCAGTTGCTGATTGCAGTGCTATGTACCCCGCGATTGGTTTATCGGGTCGAGACGACCGGAGACGGCAGGAGGATACTGGCTCCGCATGACCTCGCCCGAGCAATCGCCTTCACCCTCACCGACAGCGAACCTGACGCCACGTTGCTTCAGGCGGCCAAGGAAAACAGACTCACCACCGTGGAGCAGGTTCGTGAACAGGTCGTCCGCATTCTCGACGACAAGACCATCGAGAAACCACGACTCCTGCAGTTTTTCCGTGAATACTTCGGCCACCACGCCGCCAAGGAGGTGTTCAAGGATGAGCAAACGTTGCGACGGCTGCTTCCCAATTTCGGCGGTCGGCTCGTTCTGAATAGTGACCCGACTTTCAACGCGGAGTTCTTCGTCAACGACACCGACCAATTGATTCGGTGGGTGATAAAGGAAGATAAAGATGTCCTCCACCAGCTTCTGACCACCAACAAGATCTTTGTGCTTGCGTACAATCCGGACCTCCCCAGCCGACAATCCGATCGCAGGGCGAATCTCGTGAATGTTCCTGCCGACATGCCGATGGACGTCAAGCTGGCGGCCTATGAACGACATGCGCCGAATCTCTACGAAATCGGCGATTACGATCCCAAGACATTCACGCTCACTGGTTGGACGCCGGAACGTATCTACGACATGCCGGCCGAACATCGCATGGGGATTCTTACCCATCCCAGTTGGTTAATGGCGCAGTCGAGCAATACCGACAATCATCCCATTCACCGGGGCAAATGGATTCGCGAGAAGCTGCTCGGCCAGCGCATTCCCGACGTGCCGATCACCGTCGACGCCAAGCTCCCTGACGAACCGCACAACACGTTGCGGACGCGGATGCAGGTGACCCGGGAGGAATATTGCTGGAAGTGCCACAAGCAGATGGACCCGCTAGGTCTGCCCTTCGAGCAGTTCAACCATGTTGGCCGTTTTCGGACTACTGAAGAGGTGGTCGACAACGAAAAAACCAACGACAAGAAGAACCTCGGCAAGGACGGCAAGCCCATGGGGACGAGGTACACCACGGCGCCGCTCGATACGACGGGCGTCCTGGACGGCACCGGCGATCCCAAGCTGGACGGCGAGGTGAAGGATCCCTTCGACCTAATCCGCCGATTGGCGGCTTCGCAACGAGTGGAACAGGTCTTCGTGCGGCATGTGTTCCGGTTCTTCATGGGTCGCAACGAGACAGTCGAAGACGGACCCGTGCTGGTCGCCGCTCATCAGGCCTACCGGGACAGCGGCGGCAGCTTGAACGCTCTGCTGGCATCACTATTGACATCCGATTCGTTCCTGAGCCGAACCAAGGAGTAATACCATGACGATTAATCGTCGCACACTGTTGCAGCAGTTTTCCGTTGGCGCCGGCGGCATGCTGCTCACCCCCTTTCTCCAGAAACTGGAGGCCCAGGAACGCGGAACCTACCGGACTCCCAAACGCGTCGTATTCGTGCTGTTCGGCAATGGCTTTCCCGAATTTGGCTCGGTTCCCACGGGCGTGTCGCTCGAAGTCCAGGAGACCCAGCAGATTCCGCTCGACCAGCACGAGTTGCCGTTCGACATCGAACCGTTCAAGCCCTACAAGGATCGGTTGGCCATTCTGCACGGCCTGCGCGGCGGGCGCGTGATGCCCTATCACGGCGGCGGTTTTGGCGCCCTTTCCGGCCTCTTCAACGGGGCAGGTACAGAACGCTTTACCAAGGTCGCTGGCGAATCGATCGACGCCGCCATTGCCCGGAAGCTGCCTGGAATCTTTCCGATTCTGAATCTGGGCATTGATCCGGGATCGGCTTCGACCCAGGCGCATTACTGCTCCTCAGCCTGGGGACCGGGGCGGCCCATCGCCTCGCAGTGCCGTCCGGAACTCGCTTACCAATCGCTCTTCGGAAGCATCGGCGCTACGAAGAACGATTTTGCGTCGCGTCGGAATCTGCTCGACTTGATGTCCGGTGACATCAAAAAGCTGGAAGCAAATCTGACGGGAATAGAGCGAGAACAGCTCGATCATCACATCGCCGCGCTCGAAGCGCTGTCGAAGCGTGAATCGAATCTATCTAACAAGTTCGAAGCAGGCACGCTGGCCGAGTCGGCGCCTCAGCTCCCCTCTCCTTTTCCCGTCACCTGGAAAGACACGGTCACCGCGCAGTTTGACATTGCCGCCTCTGCTTTGGCGGTGGGTCTGACCAACGTGGTGACGATCACTTCGGAACTCTGCGCAATTCGCGGCAAATACTCCGGCATCTCCGACGTCACCACGCACCAGTTGGGCCACGACGACCCGGACAAGGAATTGAACCTGCAGGGCTTCAAGGTTCTGGCGCTGACACGACGGCACATGGCCGAACGGACAGCCGCGCTGCTCGAGAAACTGAAGAGCACACCCGAGGATTCCGGCACGATGCTCGACAATACGCTCGTCGTATTCATGAGCGACAGTGCCGAGACCCAGCACAGCGCGGCGAACAACTGGCCGTTTGTGCTGCTGGGCAATCTCGGCGGCCGCATCCGCACCAACCAGCTCGTGCTTTACCCGATGCGCGAACATAGGCTAGGCGACCAGAGACCTGGTGAAGTAATGAAAGGGTTCGGCGGCAAAGGCCTTTCGTCGAATCCAACGATCAACACGCTGTACAACACGCTCTTGCACGCCGTGGGCGACCCGCGGCCGCATTTTAATCTGATCGGCGCAGACAGAGAGAATCCTGCGCTCGCCGGACCTCTCAAGGAGTTGCTGGTCGCGTGATTTCGGTAGGCTCTCCCGTTCGGAGTAAAGGCAAGCAGTTCAGATATCAGCCAACACGGTAGAACCAGCCAAACCAAAGGCTTCCAATGAACTTGAGTCTTATGCAAGGTGAATTGAACATGCACAACCCACTGAAAATGATCACCCCCGACCAACTCGACCGCCGCTGTGTACTCAAGGGCATCACGCTCGGCGCCGGGGCGGTCGTGCTTCAGCCGTTTCTCAACGCTCTGGCGGCCGAGGCCGCAGGCGAGGCGCCGCCGCCACGGATCGTGTTCGTGATCGAGAGCAACGGGCTCTGGCCGTACCATCTCCGGCCGAAGAGCTTGGATGTGAAGAAACGGGACCAATGGCTGGAAGCTTCGCTCGCCGATCATGAGCTTCCCTCGCCGATCTCACCGCTCGCTCCTTTCAAGGACCGAATGACGATCATTCAAAACCTTTCGTGCAAACATGCCTTTCCGAATCATGGGTCCGGGTACGGCGCGCTGGGCTGTTACAACGCTCGTGCGAGCCAGGCCAACGGCGGGTTCAATGATCCTTTGGCTCAGACGGTCGATCATGCTCTGGCCGGATCGCTCCCCGGCATTATTCCAGTTGTCGGCTTGGGCGTGCATATGAATCCGGAGACCGCGTTTGCCAACACCGTGTCTGTCGTCGCCCGTAAGCGGCCGCTCCCCATCATCTGCCAGCCCGACATCGCCTTTGGTTCGCTCTTCGGCAGCGTCGCCGAGGGTAATGCAGCCAAGGTCTTCAAGTCGCGAAACAAACTGCTGGACTGGATTCAGTCCGACATCAAACGGGTTCAAAACGAGTTGCCGGCAATGGATCGCGAGAAGCTCGATATCTACCTCGACACGTTCGAGCAGATGCGCTCCCGCCAGGAAAAAGTCGCGACGATCAAGGACCGCCTCAAGGCCAACCTGCCCACGATCGATAAGTTCAACAGCAAGCTCCAGACCGATCGCTTCGAGGCGCAGTGTGTCGTAGCCGTCGCGGCGCTCGCGTCGCGTTTGACGAACGTGGCGGTCATCGATGCCTCCTGCGGCCCGCACGGCTACAAAACGTGGAAGGAACTGGGCGTGAACATCGACGAGCACGGGATCGGTCACACGCACCCGGACAGTCCCGAGCGCGACAAGAACGCCGTGCCGATCCGCCAGTTCCACGCTACGCGGGTCGCCGACCTGGCGAAGCGGCTCGCGGCCATCCCGGAAGGCAATGGCACCATGCTCGACAGCACGCTCATCATCTGGATGAGCGACTCGGCCGAGGAGCATCACGGCCAGGGTGAACAGTGGCCCCTGGTTCTCGTCGGCAACTTGGGCGGAAAGCTCAAGACCGCCGGGCGATACCTGCAGTTCCCAAAGTACGGCGAAAAGGGACACCGCACGCTGGGCAACTTCTATCTCTCCCTACTGCACGCCGTCGGCGACAAGCGCGAGAAGTTCGGCGATTCCGATCTCGCGCTCAAGGACATCGACACCGCCGGTCCGCTGATGGAGATCTTGACGTAACCGAGAAGTTAAAATCCGACACAAACCAACAGGAGAACGCCATGAAAAACCGAAAGACAAAAGCTCGGCCTGCCGTTTCGCGGCGTGATTTTCTGGCC
Above is a window of Anatilimnocola aggregata DNA encoding:
- a CDS encoding DUF1552 domain-containing protein, which translates into the protein MHNPLKMITPDQLDRRCVLKGITLGAGAVVLQPFLNALAAEAAGEAPPPRIVFVIESNGLWPYHLRPKSLDVKKRDQWLEASLADHELPSPISPLAPFKDRMTIIQNLSCKHAFPNHGSGYGALGCYNARASQANGGFNDPLAQTVDHALAGSLPGIIPVVGLGVHMNPETAFANTVSVVARKRPLPIICQPDIAFGSLFGSVAEGNAAKVFKSRNKLLDWIQSDIKRVQNELPAMDREKLDIYLDTFEQMRSRQEKVATIKDRLKANLPTIDKFNSKLQTDRFEAQCVVAVAALASRLTNVAVIDASCGPHGYKTWKELGVNIDEHGIGHTHPDSPERDKNAVPIRQFHATRVADLAKRLAAIPEGNGTMLDSTLIIWMSDSAEEHHGQGEQWPLVLVGNLGGKLKTAGRYLQFPKYGEKGHRTLGNFYLSLLHAVGDKREKFGDSDLALKDIDTAGPLMEILT
- a CDS encoding DUF1552 domain-containing protein, with protein sequence MQQFSVGAGGMLLTPFLQKLEAQERGTYRTPKRVVFVLFGNGFPEFGSVPTGVSLEVQETQQIPLDQHELPFDIEPFKPYKDRLAILHGLRGGRVMPYHGGGFGALSGLFNGAGTERFTKVAGESIDAAIARKLPGIFPILNLGIDPGSASTQAHYCSSAWGPGRPIASQCRPELAYQSLFGSIGATKNDFASRRNLLDLMSGDIKKLEANLTGIEREQLDHHIAALEALSKRESNLSNKFEAGTLAESAPQLPSPFPVTWKDTVTAQFDIAASALAVGLTNVVTITSELCAIRGKYSGISDVTTHQLGHDDPDKELNLQGFKVLALTRRHMAERTAALLEKLKSTPEDSGTMLDNTLVVFMSDSAETQHSAANNWPFVLLGNLGGRIRTNQLVLYPMREHRLGDQRPGEVMKGFGGKGLSSNPTINTLYNTLLHAVGDPRPHFNLIGADRENPALAGPLKELLVA